Proteins found in one Candidatus Dormiibacterota bacterium genomic segment:
- a CDS encoding TetR/AcrR family transcriptional regulator, with protein sequence MGDLPLTPRGRASRDRILAVAAGLMARNGVAATSIEEVLAAAGAGKSQLYHYFGDRLGLVDAVIRFQVGSVLETHRRELAGIADWDGIRRWFDLIVTIQEGRRCAGGCPLGTLGAELADTDMEARRIIDAGFGSWEGAIGDTIERLAGAGLIAAGADVGALRIATLSAIQGGLLLSKTARSVAPLRIALDMALEHLRRAAPPPAPVTAHG encoded by the coding sequence ATGGGAGACCTCCCGCTCACCCCTCGGGGTCGCGCCTCCCGCGACCGCATCCTCGCGGTCGCGGCCGGGCTGATGGCCCGCAACGGCGTGGCCGCCACCAGCATCGAGGAGGTGCTGGCGGCTGCGGGAGCCGGCAAGAGCCAGCTCTATCACTACTTCGGTGACCGGCTCGGGCTGGTCGACGCGGTGATCCGGTTCCAGGTCGGATCCGTCCTCGAGACCCACCGCCGGGAGCTCGCCGGGATCGCCGACTGGGACGGGATCCGCCGCTGGTTCGACCTCATCGTCACCATCCAGGAGGGCAGGCGGTGCGCGGGCGGCTGCCCCCTCGGAACCCTGGGGGCCGAGCTCGCCGACACCGACATGGAGGCTCGACGGATCATCGACGCGGGCTTCGGCTCGTGGGAGGGCGCCATCGGCGACACCATCGAGAGGCTGGCCGGCGCCGGCCTCATCGCCGCCGGCGCCGACGTCGGGGCGCTGCGGATCGCGACCCTGTCCGCCATCCAGGGAGGTCTGCTCCTCTCCAAGACCGCACGGAGCGTCGCGCCCCTTCGGATCGCGCTCGACATGGCCCTGGAGCACCTCCGGAGGGCCGCGCCCCCGCCGGCGCCGGTGACCGCGCATGGCTGA
- a CDS encoding STAS domain-containing protein — MTDQDSWQATAMVICGRIRPGDVRGLCRRLLRTLPALGAGDVVCDVGGVVEADAVTVDALARLQLTARRRGRRVRLRNASGPLRELLDLVGLGEVVPLCRDSGVQPGWQAEAREDGRGVEERVEADDLAP, encoded by the coding sequence GTGACCGATCAGGACAGCTGGCAGGCGACGGCCATGGTCATCTGCGGGCGGATCCGGCCCGGTGACGTGCGCGGCCTGTGCAGGCGGCTGCTGCGGACGCTGCCGGCCCTCGGCGCCGGTGACGTCGTCTGCGACGTGGGCGGCGTCGTCGAGGCCGACGCGGTCACGGTCGACGCCCTCGCGCGCCTCCAGCTCACCGCGCGGCGGCGCGGGCGCCGGGTCCGGCTCCGCAATGCGTCGGGCCCGCTGCGGGAGCTGCTCGACCTGGTCGGCCTCGGTGAGGTCGTGCCGCTCTGCCGGGACTCAGGGGTCCAGCCGGGGTGGCAGGCCGAAGCGCGGGAAGATGGTCGCGGTGTCGAGGAACGCGTTGAGGCCGACGATCTCGCCCCCTGA
- a CDS encoding sigma-70 family RNA polymerase sigma factor codes for MTDPAAADHAADLERRLEPHRVELTGYAYRMLGSASDAEDAVQETMVRAWRSLDRFEGRATLRSWLYRIATNVCVDMLNGRERRARPMDLGAAVTADAALGAPHSEATWIQPIPDGRVLPTGGDPAEVVVLRDSVRLAFVAALQHLPPRQRAVLILREVLQWRATEVAELLDTTVASVNSALQRARSTVAAGVTVGEPSVPAGEAERSLLARYVDAFERYDIESLTSLLHEDATMSMPPYALWLRGRVDIGRWHLGTGAGCRGSRLVPTAANGMPAFGQYHPAEPGGGHEPWALQVLEISGGEIVGLNAFLDTATIFPRFGLPPRLDP; via the coding sequence ATGACTGATCCGGCGGCTGCGGATCACGCGGCGGACCTCGAGCGCCGGCTGGAGCCGCATCGGGTCGAGCTGACCGGGTACGCATACCGGATGCTGGGCTCGGCCTCCGACGCCGAGGACGCCGTCCAGGAGACGATGGTCCGGGCCTGGCGCAGCCTCGATCGCTTCGAGGGCCGGGCGACGCTGCGGTCGTGGCTCTATCGGATCGCGACCAACGTCTGCGTCGACATGCTGAACGGGAGGGAGCGCCGCGCCCGCCCCATGGATCTCGGAGCGGCGGTGACCGCCGACGCCGCCCTCGGCGCCCCGCACTCCGAGGCGACCTGGATCCAGCCGATCCCCGACGGTCGCGTCCTCCCCACCGGTGGCGACCCCGCCGAGGTGGTGGTCCTGCGCGACAGCGTCCGTCTCGCCTTCGTGGCCGCGCTGCAGCACCTCCCGCCGCGTCAGCGCGCGGTGCTCATCCTGCGGGAGGTGCTGCAGTGGCGGGCGACCGAGGTCGCCGAGCTGCTCGACACCACCGTCGCGTCGGTCAACAGCGCGCTGCAGCGGGCGCGCTCGACGGTGGCCGCCGGCGTCACCGTGGGGGAGCCGTCGGTGCCCGCCGGCGAGGCGGAGCGCTCGCTCCTCGCCCGGTACGTCGACGCCTTCGAGCGCTACGACATCGAGTCGCTCACCTCGCTGCTCCACGAGGACGCCACCATGTCGATGCCGCCGTACGCGCTCTGGCTCCGGGGCCGGGTCGACATCGGCCGCTGGCACCTGGGGACCGGAGCCGGATGCCGCGGGTCGCGACTGGTCCCGACCGCCGCGAACGGGATGCCCGCCTTCGGCCAGTACCACCCCGCCGAGCCCGGAGGGGGTCACGAGCCCTGGGCGCTCCAGGTCCTCGAGATCTCAGGGGGCGAGATCGTCGGCCTCAACGCGTTCCTCGACACCGCGACCATCTTCCCGCGCTTCGGCCTGCCACCCCGGCTGGACCCCTGA
- a CDS encoding VOC family protein → MGRPVVHFEIMGSDAARLRSFYSGLFDWSIDAENPMNYGMVDRAANQSAEGIGIGGGIGALPEGMGGGHVTVYVEVPDVEAALTTAVSLGGTRLMGPETIMEGIEIGLLNDPEGHMIGVIKGRS, encoded by the coding sequence TTGGGCCGACCGGTCGTGCACTTCGAGATCATGGGCAGCGATGCCGCCAGGCTGCGGTCGTTCTACTCCGGCCTCTTCGACTGGAGCATCGACGCCGAGAACCCGATGAACTATGGGATGGTCGACCGCGCCGCCAACCAGAGCGCCGAGGGCATCGGCATCGGCGGCGGGATCGGGGCCCTGCCCGAGGGCATGGGTGGCGGCCACGTCACCGTCTACGTCGAGGTCCCCGACGTGGAGGCGGCGCTCACCACCGCGGTGAGCCTCGGAGGCACCCGCCTGATGGGGCCGGAGACGATCATGGAGGGGATCGAGATCGGGCTCCTCAACGATCCCGAGGGCCACATGATCGGGGTCATCAAGGGCCGGTCGTAG